In one Nicotiana sylvestris chromosome 8, ASM39365v2, whole genome shotgun sequence genomic region, the following are encoded:
- the LOC138875289 gene encoding uncharacterized protein gives MLRACTLDFKGSGDGHFPLIEFVDNNSFHASIQMAPFEALYRRRCRFPIGWFKVGEAELIGPDLVHQAIEKVKIIKEKLKTAQSHQKSYSDVRRRDLDFKEDDLIFLKIFPMKGIMQFGKKGKLSPRKVVGDPSTIVPIETIEVNEELSYEEVPTAVLDRHVQKLRNKIIASVKVLWRNQQVEEATWETEDEMKKKYPHLFE, from the exons atgttgcgtgcttgtactcttgatttcaagggtagtGGAGATGGCCATTTTCCTCTCATAGAATTTGTTGACAACAatagcttccatgctagtatccagatggcaccatttgaggcatTATATCGTAGGAGATGTAGGTTtcccattgggtggttcaaggttggagaagcggaattgatagggccggacctcgtgcatcaggccatagagaaagtcaagattattaaggagaagttgaaaactgctcagagtcaccAAAAGTCTTACTCGGATGTTCGTCGTAGAGATTTAGACTTCAAGGAAGATGATTTGATATTTTTGAAGATTTTCCCTATGAAGGGCATCATgcagtttgggaagaagggaaaattgagtccgag aAAGGTAGTAGGtgatccgtccactattgtgccgATTGAAACTATAGAGGTTAATGAAGAGCTGTCGTATGAAGAAGTTCCAACTGCCGTTCTTGATAGGCATGTtcaaaaattgagaaataagataattgcatccgtgaaagtgttatggcggaaccagcaagttgaggaagccacttgggaaaccgaggatgaaatgaaaaagaagtacccacatttgtttgaatag